The nucleotide window ATCGCTGACCGCATTGCCGGACATCTCCCACTGATAGATCGCCTGCAGGGCGAAGCTTCGCGCCGCCCGGCGCATCTCGGTATGAGACTTTTTGTTCTGCTTTTTAGGTGCAGGAGTGTCGCTCATCTTAAACCTCAAGCTGACGCAGCAGACTAACCATTTCCAGCGCAGACAGTGCAGCTTCTGCACCTTTATTGCCTGCTTTAGTACCGGAACGCTCAATCGCCTGCTCAATAGAATTAACGGTCAGAATACCGTTAGCCACAGGAATACCCGAGTCCAGAGACACCTGAGCCACACCTTTAGAGCTCTCACCGGAAACGTATTCAAAGTGCGGAGTACCGCCACGGATAACCGCACCCAACGCAATGATTGCGTCATCTTTTTTCTGATCGGCGATCTTCTGAACCGCTAACGGGATCTCAAATGCACCCGGAACCCGAATCACGCGGATTTTTTCCTCTGCAATACCGTGGCGCTTGAGGGTATCAATTGCACCTTCCAGCAGGCTTTCGACAACAAAACTGTTAAAACGCCCAACAACTATCGCGTACTGACCATTTCCGGTCAGAAAATCACCTTCAATATACTGAACTGACATATTCTTTACTCTTCGCATGCAATGTAATCGACAATCTCCAGATCAAAGCCTGAGATTGCATTAAATTTCATAGGTGAACTCAGCACCCGCATCTTACCTACACCCAGATCCCGCAGGATCTGAGAACCGGTACCTACCGTCAGATAGGAACCTGAAGCACTGATATTGTGCTGACGAATCTTTTTCTCATTATTGAGCATCTGATTCAGGGCATCACCCAGATCAACACGAACACCGGTATCCAGCAGCAATACCACACCCTTACCTTCATCAGAGATTTTTTTCAGAGCCCGGCGCATCGTCCATTTCAGCTCTTCGCCCTGTGCCGCACCGACAACATCACGCAGCACCTCTGTACG belongs to Amphritea atlantica and includes:
- the ribE gene encoding 6,7-dimethyl-8-ribityllumazine synthase; translation: MSVQYIEGDFLTGNGQYAIVVGRFNSFVVESLLEGAIDTLKRHGIAEEKIRVIRVPGAFEIPLAVQKIADQKKDDAIIALGAVIRGGTPHFEYVSGESSKGVAQVSLDSGIPVANGILTVNSIEQAIERSGTKAGNKGAEAALSALEMVSLLRQLEV